The following proteins come from a genomic window of Polaribacter dokdonensis:
- a CDS encoding prephenate dehydrogenase, whose amino-acid sequence MKHIYMIGIGLIGGSFAIDIKEHNPSAKIYGIDINEAYLDESLALGVIDEKATLEDLEKADLVIVSIPVDVTVKLLPTILDKIGDNTLVVDAGSTKEAICKEVEHHPKRRNFLAAHPIAGTENSGPKAAISGLYKGKTNIICEVEKTTFKLQEKALELFRAIGMRIRYMDPVSHDKHIAYVSHLSHISAFMLGKTVINKEKNERDIFDMAGSGFESTVRLAKSSPAMWTPIFKQNKENLIETLEEYINNLQQFKELMQQDNFSEIFNEMENTNYIKQILNGIK is encoded by the coding sequence ATGAAGCATATTTACATGATTGGTATTGGTTTAATAGGAGGTAGTTTTGCTATCGATATTAAAGAACACAATCCGTCTGCAAAAATTTATGGAATAGATATTAATGAGGCTTATTTAGATGAATCTCTTGCTTTAGGCGTTATTGATGAAAAAGCCACTTTAGAAGATTTAGAAAAAGCAGATTTGGTAATCGTTTCAATTCCTGTAGATGTTACTGTAAAATTGCTACCTACTATATTAGATAAAATAGGTGATAATACTTTGGTTGTAGATGCTGGTTCTACAAAAGAAGCAATTTGTAAAGAGGTTGAACATCATCCGAAAAGAAGAAATTTTTTAGCAGCTCATCCAATTGCAGGAACAGAAAACTCAGGGCCAAAAGCAGCCATTTCTGGCTTATATAAAGGGAAAACGAATATTATTTGTGAAGTAGAAAAAACTACTTTTAAGCTGCAAGAAAAAGCATTAGAGCTTTTTAGAGCTATTGGAATGCGTATTAGGTATATGGATCCTGTTTCTCATGATAAGCATATTGCGTATGTTTCGCACTTATCTCACATAAGCGCATTTATGTTAGGTAAAACTGTTATCAACAAAGAAAAAAATGAACGTGATATTTTTGATATGGCAGGTTCAGGTTTTGAGTCTACAGTTCGTTTGGCAAAAAGTAGCCCTGCAATGTGGACACCAATTTTTAAACAAAATAAAGAAAACTTAATAGAAACGTTAGAAGAATACATCAATAATTTACAACAATTTAAAGAGTTGATGCAACAAGATAATTTCTCTGAGATTTTTAATGAAATGGAGAATACAAATTATATAAAACAAATTTTAAACGGCATAAAATAA
- a CDS encoding bifunctional 3-deoxy-7-phosphoheptulonate synthase/chorismate mutase type II, whose amino-acid sequence MKNTAALRTWLDDMKLDHPLVIAGPCSAETEEQVLKIAHELKDSDVNYYRAGIWKPRTRPGNFEGVGALGLKWLKKVKEETGMKTCTEVANAAHVKLAIENDVDLLWIGARTAVSPFIMQELADALHGTDKIVLVKNPINPDLALWLGGIERLYTADIKNLGAIHRGFSTYEKSKYRNVPEWQIAIEFKNRFPDLPLICDPSHITGNREMIFDVSQTALDLNFDGLMIETHFDPDNAWSDAAQQVTPTKLKQIMQDLRIRKQTETDSTYRDSLDNLRAQINVVDGQLIDLLGKRMKVADQIGELKKEQNVAVLQSRRWNEILGNMILEGQEKGLSEEFVLRMFKAIHQESINHQENIIKA is encoded by the coding sequence ATGAAGAATACAGCAGCATTAAGAACATGGTTGGATGATATGAAATTAGATCATCCACTAGTAATAGCAGGGCCTTGTAGTGCAGAAACCGAAGAACAGGTTTTAAAAATTGCACATGAATTAAAAGATTCTGATGTAAACTATTATAGAGCAGGGATTTGGAAACCAAGAACTAGACCAGGAAATTTTGAAGGAGTAGGAGCTTTAGGTTTAAAATGGTTAAAGAAAGTAAAAGAAGAAACAGGTATGAAAACCTGTACAGAAGTAGCAAATGCAGCTCATGTTAAGTTAGCTATTGAAAATGATGTAGATTTATTATGGATTGGTGCTAGAACTGCAGTTTCTCCTTTTATTATGCAAGAATTAGCGGACGCTTTACATGGTACAGATAAAATTGTTTTGGTAAAGAACCCAATAAATCCAGATTTGGCTTTATGGTTGGGTGGAATTGAAAGATTATATACTGCAGATATTAAAAATTTAGGAGCTATTCATAGAGGATTTTCAACCTATGAAAAATCAAAATATAGAAACGTTCCTGAATGGCAAATTGCAATTGAATTTAAAAACAGATTTCCAGATTTACCATTAATTTGTGATCCATCCCATATAACAGGAAACAGAGAAATGATTTTTGATGTATCTCAAACTGCTTTAGATTTAAATTTTGATGGTTTAATGATAGAAACTCATTTTGATCCTGATAATGCTTGGTCTGATGCTGCACAACAGGTTACACCTACTAAATTAAAGCAGATTATGCAAGACTTAAGAATTAGAAAGCAAACAGAAACAGATTCTACTTACAGAGACTCATTAGATAATTTACGTGCACAAATTAATGTGGTAGATGGTCAATTAATTGATTTGTTAGGAAAACGTATGAAGGTTGCAGATCAAATTGGAGAGCTTAAAAAAGAGCAAAATGTGGCTGTTTTACAATCTAGAAGATGGAATGAGATTTTAGGAAACATGATTCTAGAAGGACAAGAAAAAGGATTGAGTGAAGAATTTGTATTAAGAATGTTTAAAGCCATTCATCAAGAATCGATTAATCATCAAGAGAATATTATTAAAGCATAA
- a CDS encoding pyridoxal phosphate-dependent aminotransferase encodes MIQPAKRLDTVQEYYFSKKLREVRGLAAAGKPIINMGIGSPDLQPPENVLVAISESLSDANAHKYQSYQGLPELRIAISEFYNSKFAVGTNPENEVLPLMGSKEGIMHISMAFLNEGDKVLIPNPGYPTYTSVTKLVVAEPLFYNLSDATNWQPDFNALENEDLSNVKLMWVNYPHMPTGTNATLETFKKLVEFGKKHKILIINDNPYSFILNDNPISILQVEGAKDIALELNSLSKTFNMAGWRVGMLLGNSTYINEVLKVKSNMDSGMFYGIQKGAIKALQLSDKWFQDQNKIYEERRKLVWQLADKLNAKYDKNATGLFVWAKIPEGKKAEEITDAVLYDKDIFITPGTIFGSQGEGYIRFSLCVSKDVITQAINRF; translated from the coding sequence ATGATACAACCAGCAAAAAGATTAGATACTGTTCAAGAATACTACTTCTCTAAAAAACTAAGAGAAGTAAGAGGCTTAGCAGCAGCAGGTAAGCCTATTATTAATATGGGTATTGGTTCTCCAGATTTACAACCTCCAGAAAATGTTTTAGTAGCAATTTCTGAGAGTTTGAGTGATGCAAATGCACATAAATACCAATCTTACCAAGGTTTGCCAGAATTAAGAATTGCAATATCAGAATTTTATAACAGTAAGTTTGCTGTAGGTACAAATCCAGAAAATGAGGTTTTACCATTGATGGGTAGTAAAGAAGGTATCATGCATATTTCTATGGCTTTTTTAAATGAAGGTGATAAAGTTCTAATTCCTAATCCTGGTTATCCAACCTATACATCAGTAACTAAATTAGTTGTAGCAGAACCTCTGTTTTATAATCTAAGTGATGCTACAAATTGGCAACCAGATTTTAATGCATTAGAAAATGAAGATTTAAGTAATGTAAAATTAATGTGGGTAAATTATCCACATATGCCAACAGGTACCAATGCAACATTAGAAACATTTAAAAAGCTAGTTGAATTTGGTAAAAAGCATAAAATATTAATCATTAATGATAATCCTTACAGTTTTATTTTAAATGATAATCCAATAAGTATTTTACAAGTAGAGGGTGCAAAAGATATTGCTTTAGAGTTGAACTCATTGAGCAAAACTTTTAATATGGCTGGTTGGAGAGTTGGTATGTTGTTAGGAAACTCAACTTACATTAACGAAGTTTTAAAGGTAAAATCAAATATGGATTCTGGTATGTTTTACGGAATTCAAAAAGGTGCAATAAAGGCTTTACAATTATCAGATAAATGGTTTCAAGACCAAAATAAAATTTATGAAGAACGTAGAAAATTGGTGTGGCAATTAGCAGATAAGTTGAATGCTAAATATGATAAAAATGCCACAGGTTTATTTGTTTGGGCAAAAATACCTGAAGGTAAAAAAGCCGAAGAAATTACAGATGCAGTATTATATGATAAAGACATATTTATAACACCAGGAACTATTTTCGGCTCTCAAGGAGAAGGCTACATCCGTTTTTCTTTATGTGTATCAAAAGATGTAATAACACAAGCAATAAATAGATTTTAA
- a CDS encoding DUF2237 family protein: protein MDLNVLSQPLKNCCTSPMTGFYRDGFCKTGSQDHGTHTVCAIVTKEFLEFSASKGNNLMTPIPQWNFPGLKPGDKWCLCISRWLQAEKAGKAPYIVLEATHIKSLSYCSLELLSKYKFQKSNT from the coding sequence TTGGATTTAAACGTTTTAAGCCAACCTTTAAAAAATTGTTGTACCTCACCAATGACAGGGTTCTATAGAGATGGATTTTGCAAAACAGGTTCTCAAGATCATGGAACACATACAGTATGTGCAATAGTTACAAAAGAATTTTTAGAATTTTCTGCTAGTAAAGGCAACAATTTAATGACACCCATACCACAATGGAATTTTCCTGGCTTAAAACCTGGTGATAAATGGTGCTTGTGCATTTCAAGATGGTTACAAGCAGAAAAAGCAGGTAAAGCTCCATATATAGTTTTGGAAGCAACGCATATTAAATCTTTAAGTTATTGTTCTTTAGAACTTTTAAGTAAGTATAAATTTCAAAAGAGTAATACATAA
- the rsgA gene encoding ribosome small subunit-dependent GTPase A has protein sequence MTGIVYKSTGSWYFVKSDDGQFHQCRIKGKFRIKGIKSTNPIAVGDKVVFDLEKKGDEETGVIKKILDRENFIVRKSVNLSKQTHIIAANIDLVFLLITINNPPTLTAFIDRFLVTTRAYRIETVLVFNKIDSYAIEERAEILYLKDIYEAIGYTCIEVSATENTNVDVLKELMTGKTSMFVGHSGVGKSTLVNAIEPNLDLKTQEISDQHKQGQHTTTFAEMFDLSFDAKIIDTPGIKGFGVVDMDKYELGDYFPEFFALKQYCKFNDCLHLKEPHCAVKEALEEEEISWSRYRSYLQILEGEEETEHFRTDVWNEEDD, from the coding sequence ATGACAGGTATTGTATATAAATCTACAGGAAGTTGGTATTTTGTAAAGTCTGATGATGGCCAATTTCATCAATGTAGAATTAAAGGAAAATTTAGAATAAAAGGCATAAAAAGTACTAACCCAATTGCTGTTGGAGATAAAGTGGTTTTTGACCTAGAAAAGAAAGGAGATGAAGAAACAGGTGTCATTAAAAAAATTCTAGATAGAGAAAATTTTATAGTTCGTAAATCTGTAAATCTTTCAAAGCAAACGCATATAATTGCTGCAAATATAGATTTGGTGTTTTTATTAATCACCATTAACAATCCACCAACATTAACGGCTTTTATAGATCGTTTTTTGGTAACAACAAGAGCTTATAGAATAGAAACAGTTTTGGTATTTAATAAAATTGATTCTTATGCCATAGAAGAAAGAGCAGAAATTTTATATCTCAAAGATATCTACGAGGCAATTGGCTATACCTGTATAGAAGTCTCAGCAACAGAAAATACAAATGTTGATGTTTTAAAAGAATTAATGACAGGCAAAACATCTATGTTTGTCGGGCATTCAGGAGTAGGTAAATCTACTTTAGTAAATGCAATTGAGCCTAATTTAGACTTAAAAACACAAGAAATATCAGATCAACACAAACAAGGGCAACATACTACAACCTTTGCAGAAATGTTCGATTTAAGTTTTGATGCTAAAATTATAGACACTCCAGGTATAAAAGGTTTTGGAGTTGTAGATATGGATAAGTATGAACTTGGAGATTACTTTCCAGAATTTTTTGCCTTAAAACAATACTGCAAGTTTAATGATTGTTTGCATTTAAAGGAACCACATTGTGCTGTTAAAGAAGCTTTAGAAGAAGAAGAGATTTCTTGGTCTAGATACAGAAGCTATTTACAGATTTTAGAAGGAGAAGAAGAAACAGAACATTTTAGAACAGATGTTTGGAATGAGGAAGATGATTAA
- a CDS encoding DUF3857 domain-containing protein, with protein sequence MIKKLVLGLFLISQVSLYAQDYKFGKVSKEELQEEFYPLDSTADAAYLYKNRKTYYDYNNNSGFEVVNEVHVRLKLYTKEGFDFATFKLPYVRPESGKSEKVSSIKAVTYNLNEKGKIEEDKVSNKYIFDETVSKFRHVKRITFPNLKEGSVIELKYTMSSPYTDFVDDLQFQYGIPVKKLAIEVETPEWLIFAKKNKGYYLISPEETFRNGSITIRNKVRNTSTYIDERGGASGKTTTTSYENNRQDLAYNISKYEAENIPALKNNEPYVGSAYAYRGGVKYELVGTKFPNTAPKNFSKSWDNVTKQIYKSSAFGKELEKTNYYKKDIDALIANSNVNLEKLALLFQYVKANMKWNGYTNKYTNDGVRKAYQDKTGNSAEINLMLTSMLRYAGLNANPVLVSTKGNGVPLFPTIKGFDYVVTGVKLADNSMILLDATEPFSMPNILPARALNWNGRLVTKTGESSWINLNSSKHAEEENMIMVKISDDLEVSGFTRTIYDNFEAQRFRKRYNHIKDEDLIEKFEENNNLEVDDFKLVNQDNLAKPVIRNVKFTSEDLLETIGNKLYIEPSLFLTKRTNPFKLDERKYPVDFTSAFKETNKVTIQVPKGYAIESVPEQLAIALPDNLGFFKYQIINGGNKVKLVSLLQINSAMVPPQYYTALKEFYAKLVQKETEKIVLIKS encoded by the coding sequence ATGATTAAAAAATTAGTATTAGGACTTTTTTTAATAAGTCAAGTTTCTTTGTATGCACAAGATTACAAATTTGGTAAAGTATCTAAGGAAGAATTGCAAGAAGAATTTTATCCTTTAGATTCTACTGCAGATGCAGCTTACTTATATAAAAATAGAAAAACTTACTATGATTACAATAACAACTCTGGTTTTGAAGTTGTAAATGAAGTACATGTAAGATTAAAATTATACACCAAAGAAGGTTTTGATTTTGCAACTTTTAAACTGCCTTATGTCAGACCAGAGAGTGGAAAGTCTGAAAAGGTTTCTTCAATAAAAGCTGTTACCTATAACTTAAATGAAAAAGGAAAAATAGAAGAAGATAAGGTTTCTAATAAGTATATTTTTGATGAAACTGTAAGTAAATTTAGACATGTAAAAAGAATTACATTTCCAAACCTTAAAGAAGGTTCAGTGATAGAATTGAAATATACAATGTCTTCTCCTTATACAGATTTTGTAGATGACTTACAGTTTCAATATGGTATACCCGTTAAAAAGTTAGCTATAGAAGTAGAAACTCCTGAGTGGTTGATTTTTGCGAAAAAGAATAAAGGTTATTACTTGATTTCTCCAGAAGAAACTTTTAGAAATGGTAGTATTACAATTAGAAATAAAGTTAGGAACACAAGTACATATATTGATGAAAGAGGAGGTGCAAGTGGTAAAACAACTACGACATCTTATGAAAATAACAGACAAGATTTAGCCTATAATATTTCTAAATACGAAGCAGAAAATATACCAGCTCTAAAAAATAATGAACCTTATGTTGGTAGTGCTTACGCATATAGAGGAGGAGTAAAATACGAGTTAGTGGGTACTAAATTTCCAAACACTGCTCCTAAAAATTTTTCAAAATCTTGGGATAATGTTACAAAGCAAATTTACAAATCGAGTGCTTTTGGTAAAGAGTTAGAAAAAACTAACTATTACAAGAAAGACATAGATGCTTTAATAGCTAATTCTAATGTAAACTTAGAAAAATTAGCTTTATTATTTCAATATGTAAAAGCTAACATGAAATGGAATGGCTACACCAATAAATATACAAATGATGGTGTACGAAAAGCTTACCAAGATAAAACAGGTAATTCTGCAGAAATAAACTTGATGCTTACTTCTATGTTACGTTATGCAGGTTTAAATGCAAATCCTGTATTAGTAAGTACAAAAGGTAATGGAGTTCCTCTTTTTCCAACCATAAAAGGATTCGATTATGTAGTTACAGGTGTAAAGTTGGCAGACAATTCAATGATCTTATTAGATGCTACAGAGCCTTTTAGTATGCCAAATATATTACCAGCAAGAGCACTAAACTGGAATGGAAGGCTGGTTACTAAAACAGGAGAGTCTTCTTGGATAAATTTAAATTCATCTAAACATGCAGAGGAAGAAAATATGATAATGGTTAAAATTTCTGATGATTTAGAAGTAAGTGGTTTTACTAGAACTATCTATGATAATTTTGAAGCTCAAAGATTTAGAAAAAGATATAACCATATAAAAGATGAAGATTTAATTGAAAAATTTGAAGAAAATAATAATCTGGAAGTAGATGATTTTAAATTGGTAAATCAAGATAATTTGGCTAAACCAGTAATTAGAAATGTAAAATTCACGTCAGAAGATTTATTGGAAACTATTGGCAATAAATTATATATAGAGCCTTCTTTATTTCTTACAAAAAGAACAAATCCATTCAAATTAGATGAAAGAAAATATCCTGTAGATTTTACCTCTGCTTTTAAAGAAACTAATAAAGTTACTATACAAGTACCTAAAGGTTATGCAATAGAATCTGTTCCAGAACAATTGGCAATTGCGTTACCAGATAATCTAGGCTTTTTTAAATATC
- a CDS encoding YceI family protein has protein sequence MKKLVVSLIVVASVLTGCKNEKKEVVETKEAKEVEVNVAELNNVNLSTSMITWKGYKPTGSHNGTVAIQDADLLIEDGALKAGEFTIDMNSIKVEDIPADNDGNAKLRGHLTSADFFDVATYPTSKFVITNVEKKEGNKVHLTGNLTIKDVTKSVTIPAMMSTENGVTTLESETFMIDRAEFNVKYGSKSFFDDLKDKFINDDMEMSFVVKTKA, from the coding sequence ATGAAAAAATTAGTAGTATCCTTAATAGTTGTTGCATCAGTTTTAACTGGTTGTAAAAATGAAAAAAAAGAAGTTGTAGAAACAAAAGAAGCTAAAGAAGTAGAAGTAAATGTAGCAGAGCTTAACAATGTAAATTTATCAACATCTATGATTACTTGGAAAGGTTATAAACCAACTGGTTCTCATAATGGAACAGTTGCAATACAAGATGCAGATTTATTAATAGAAGATGGAGCATTAAAAGCAGGTGAGTTTACCATAGACATGAACTCAATTAAAGTAGAAGATATACCTGCAGATAATGATGGTAATGCAAAGTTAAGAGGTCATTTAACGAGTGCAGATTTTTTTGATGTTGCAACGTACCCAACTTCTAAATTTGTAATTACAAATGTTGAAAAGAAAGAAGGTAACAAAGTACATCTTACAGGTAATTTAACAATTAAAGATGTAACTAAAAGTGTTACAATACCTGCAATGATGTCTACTGAAAATGGAGTAACTACTTTAGAAAGCGAAACTTTTATGATTGATAGAGCAGAGTTTAACGTTAAATATGGTTCTAAATCATTTTTTGATGACCTAAAAGATAAATTTATTAATGATGATATGGAAATGTCATTTGTAGTTAAAACAAAAGCATAA
- a CDS encoding DUF3857 domain-containing protein: MFAKPPKIICFFLLWSFFSFSQNEIYVAYAIPKELKENANAVVRNSTTEITISSINELVYSKKYIVTVLNKLGNSDARISESYDDDTKITNLKAVIYDAFGIEIKKYKERDFTDVSAVDGGSLYSDAKVKYVNHTPVSYPYTLVFETEYKTSTTAFIPWWVPVNGYYLSVQNSSFTINNPLKIPWRLKESNFKGYKIEKNESESQINFSLKNQKAINYERNSISSLNILPIAKVALNNFHLKGVYGEATNWEQFGKWMYTSLISGRDLLDEATKTKIIELTKVAKTPIEKAKIVYQFMQDKTRYISVQVGIGGWEPIAANKVDEVGYGDCKGLTNYTKALLDVVGVTSYFTLVYANEKRDIDKNFSSLQGNHAILNIPNNGKDIWLECTNQTIPFGFLGDFTNDRNVLVITPEGGIIKRTSIYKNNENLQVTEGVITLEENGSVKAKIERVSKGLQYDDKSYYDNLTENELKKQYTTRVWSYNNNLKIENVQVENNKDEVEFLEKLSIDINEFASINNDDYIFRVNIFNRESFVPKRYRERKMPLQINRGYKDVDSLTFKLPANYTLNYVPDFKEINSKFGTYKINFKIIDDATFTYHKEIEIKEGVYSKEDYKAYRAFRKKIAKTENLRIVLTKK; encoded by the coding sequence ATGTTTGCAAAGCCCCCTAAAATTATTTGCTTTTTCTTGCTATGGTCTTTTTTTAGTTTCTCTCAGAACGAAATTTATGTGGCTTATGCAATTCCAAAGGAATTAAAAGAAAATGCAAATGCTGTTGTAAGAAATAGCACTACAGAAATTACTATTTCTAGTATAAATGAGTTAGTCTACTCAAAAAAGTACATTGTTACAGTATTAAATAAATTAGGAAATTCAGATGCTAGAATTTCAGAAAGTTATGATGATGATACTAAAATTACCAATCTTAAAGCTGTAATATATGATGCTTTTGGTATTGAAATAAAAAAATATAAGGAAAGAGATTTTACAGATGTGAGTGCTGTAGATGGTGGTTCATTATATTCAGATGCCAAAGTAAAATATGTAAATCACACACCAGTTTCCTACCCATATACATTAGTTTTTGAAACCGAATATAAAACGTCAACAACTGCTTTCATTCCTTGGTGGGTTCCAGTAAATGGATATTATTTGTCTGTTCAAAATAGTAGCTTCACAATTAATAACCCTCTAAAAATTCCTTGGAGGCTAAAAGAATCTAATTTTAAAGGCTATAAAATAGAAAAAAACGAATCAGAATCTCAAATCAATTTCTCACTCAAAAATCAAAAAGCAATAAATTACGAACGCAATTCAATTTCTTCTTTAAATATTTTACCTATTGCTAAAGTAGCCCTAAATAATTTTCATTTAAAAGGTGTTTATGGAGAAGCTACAAATTGGGAGCAATTTGGTAAATGGATGTACACATCTTTAATATCTGGTAGAGATCTATTAGACGAAGCAACAAAAACTAAAATTATAGAACTAACAAAAGTTGCTAAAACACCAATAGAAAAAGCAAAAATTGTGTATCAATTTATGCAAGATAAAACAAGATATATTAGTGTTCAAGTAGGTATTGGTGGTTGGGAACCTATTGCAGCGAATAAAGTAGATGAAGTTGGTTATGGAGATTGTAAAGGGCTAACAAATTACACTAAAGCTCTTTTAGATGTTGTTGGTGTAACCTCTTATTTTACCTTAGTTTATGCAAATGAAAAAAGAGATATAGACAAAAATTTTTCATCTTTACAAGGTAATCATGCTATATTAAATATCCCCAATAATGGCAAAGATATCTGGTTAGAGTGTACAAATCAAACCATACCTTTTGGTTTTTTAGGAGATTTTACAAATGATAGAAATGTTTTAGTTATTACACCAGAAGGAGGTATTATAAAAAGAACTTCTATTTATAAAAATAATGAGAATCTTCAAGTTACTGAAGGAGTTATCACTTTAGAAGAAAATGGTTCAGTAAAAGCAAAAATTGAAAGAGTATCTAAAGGTTTGCAATATGATGATAAAAGTTATTATGACAACCTTACAGAAAATGAATTAAAAAAACAGTATACGACTCGTGTTTGGAGCTATAATAATAACCTTAAAATAGAAAATGTTCAAGTAGAGAATAATAAGGATGAAGTAGAATTTTTAGAAAAATTATCAATTGATATAAATGAATTTGCCTCTATTAATAATGATGATTATATTTTTAGAGTTAATATTTTTAATCGAGAAAGCTTTGTGCCCAAAAGATATAGAGAAAGAAAAATGCCCTTGCAAATAAATAGAGGTTATAAGGATGTAGACTCACTTACATTTAAACTACCTGCGAATTATACATTAAATTATGTGCCTGATTTTAAAGAAATTAATTCAAAGTTTGGTACATATAAAATTAATTTCAAGATAATTGATGATGCAACTTTTACTTATCACAAAGAGATTGAAATTAAAGAAGGTGTTTATTCAAAAGAAGATTATAAAGCCTACAGAGCTTTTAGAAAAAAAATTGCTAAAACAGAAAATTTAAGAATTGTATTAACCAAAAAATAG
- the dtd gene encoding D-aminoacyl-tRNA deacylase, with protein MRVVIQRVSEASVTIDGKKVAEIRKGLLVLLGITDADTQEDIDYLVRKTANLRIFNDENQVMNLSLKDVNADAIVVSQFTLFANVKKGNRPSYINASKPNIAIPLYEKFVANLELEIQKEIQTGRFGADMKVCLLNDGPVTIIIDSKNRDF; from the coding sequence ATGAGAGTAGTTATTCAAAGAGTTTCTGAAGCAAGTGTTACTATAGATGGAAAAAAAGTAGCAGAAATTAGAAAAGGTTTATTAGTGCTTTTAGGTATCACAGATGCAGATACACAAGAAGATATAGATTATCTAGTAAGAAAAACTGCCAATCTTAGAATCTTTAATGATGAAAATCAAGTAATGAATTTATCACTCAAAGATGTAAATGCAGATGCAATTGTTGTAAGTCAATTCACGCTATTTGCTAATGTAAAAAAAGGAAATAGACCAAGTTATATTAATGCTTCTAAGCCCAATATTGCAATTCCACTTTATGAAAAATTTGTGGCTAATTTAGAATTAGAAATTCAAAAAGAAATACAAACTGGTAGGTTTGGTGCAGATATGAAAGTATGTTTATTAAATGATGGACCAGTTACCATAATTATAGACTCTAAGAATAGAGATTTCTAA
- a CDS encoding prephenate dehydratase, translating to MKKVVAIQGAEGSNHHKVAIDFYGKEIQLSECMSFDVLVDNLLDKSAEVGVMALENTIAGSIIPNYALIDNSNLHIIDEEYLNIHHHLMALPNQTLKDIKEVWSHPMALLQCKEFFKQHPHIKLVEDVDTAEVAKRIAKHNLKGIAAIAPKIAAEIFDLEIIEDEIQTIKDNSTRFVIVQTDQPAINENVNKASLKFQLDHKRGSLAAILNVLSDCKMNLTKIQSLPVIETPWKYSFFVDITFEDYKQYKKAASILEIMAEEFKVLGTYKNGRR from the coding sequence TTGAAAAAAGTAGTTGCAATACAAGGAGCAGAAGGCTCAAATCACCATAAAGTAGCCATAGATTTTTATGGTAAAGAAATTCAGTTATCTGAGTGTATGTCTTTTGATGTTTTAGTAGATAATTTGTTAGATAAATCTGCAGAGGTTGGAGTCATGGCTTTAGAAAATACAATCGCAGGTTCAATTATTCCTAATTATGCGCTTATAGACAATAGCAACTTACATATAATAGATGAAGAATATCTAAATATTCACCATCATTTAATGGCGCTACCAAATCAAACTTTAAAAGATATAAAAGAGGTTTGGTCTCATCCTATGGCTTTATTGCAATGCAAAGAATTTTTTAAACAACATCCTCATATTAAATTGGTAGAAGATGTTGACACTGCAGAAGTAGCAAAAAGAATTGCTAAGCATAATCTAAAAGGTATTGCAGCAATCGCTCCTAAAATTGCAGCAGAGATTTTTGATTTAGAAATTATAGAAGACGAAATTCAAACGATAAAGGACAATTCAACTCGTTTTGTTATTGTACAAACAGATCAGCCAGCTATAAATGAAAATGTAAATAAAGCATCTTTAAAGTTTCAATTAGATCATAAAAGAGGAAGTTTAGCTGCAATTCTAAATGTATTGAGCGATTGCAAAATGAACCTAACTAAAATACAATCATTACCAGTTATAGAAACACCTTGGAAATATTCCTTCTTTGTAGATATAACTTTTGAGGATTATAAACAATACAAAAAAGCAGCGTCTATATTAGAAATAATGGCTGAAGAATTTAAGGTTTTAGGAACATATAAAAATGGTAGAAGATGA